In the Piscinibacter sp. XHJ-5 genome, one interval contains:
- a CDS encoding NAD(P)-dependent oxidoreductase — protein MTQRIGFIGLSGLMGHGIAKNLLAKGFALSFKAHRERDRLADLVAAGAKEVDSHAALARDSDIVFICVTGSPQVEEVVYADGGLLQGARDGLYVVDMSTAEPASTERIRASFAAHGTRFVDAPLARTPKEAEEGRLNTMVGAEPADLEALRPVLSAFCENIVHAGRPGQGHVLKLVNNMMAMSMAAAVCEAMAVAAKAGLELAKVHQLVSAGAVNSGIFQMIVGKMLEDGQLDGLKFAIGNARKDLRYFTHLQEMLPVTGFMAEAAHQTFVQAANLGFGDKFVPSLLQVHEQLNNVRIVPRT, from the coding sequence ATGACGCAACGCATCGGTTTCATCGGCCTCTCCGGCCTCATGGGCCACGGCATCGCGAAGAACCTGCTGGCCAAGGGCTTCGCGCTGAGCTTCAAGGCGCACCGCGAGCGCGACCGGCTTGCCGACCTGGTCGCCGCCGGCGCGAAGGAGGTCGACAGCCACGCCGCCCTGGCGCGTGACAGCGACATCGTCTTCATCTGCGTGACCGGCTCGCCGCAGGTCGAGGAGGTGGTGTACGCCGACGGCGGGCTGCTGCAGGGCGCGCGCGACGGCCTGTATGTGGTCGACATGTCGACGGCGGAGCCGGCCTCCACCGAGCGCATCCGCGCGAGCTTTGCCGCTCACGGCACGCGCTTCGTCGACGCGCCGCTGGCGCGCACGCCGAAGGAAGCCGAGGAAGGGCGCCTGAACACCATGGTGGGCGCCGAGCCGGCCGACCTGGAGGCGCTGCGCCCGGTGCTGTCGGCGTTCTGCGAGAACATCGTGCACGCCGGCAGGCCGGGCCAGGGCCACGTGCTGAAGCTGGTCAACAACATGATGGCGATGTCGATGGCCGCGGCCGTCTGCGAAGCGATGGCGGTGGCCGCCAAGGCGGGCCTCGAGCTGGCCAAGGTGCATCAGCTGGTGTCGGCGGGCGCCGTCAACAGCGGCATCTTCCAGATGATCGTCGGCAAGATGCTCGAAGACGGCCAGCTCGACGGCCTGAAGTTCGCCATCGGCAACGCCCGGAAGGACCTGCGCTACTTCACCCACCTGCAGGAGATGCTGCCTGTCACCGGCTTCATGGCCGAGGCGGCGCACCAGACCTTCGTGCAGGCGGCCAATCTCGGTTTCGGCGACAAGTTCGTGCCCTCACTGCTTCAGGTGCACGAGCAGCTCAACAACGTCCGCATCGTGCCGCGCACCTGA
- a CDS encoding MurR/RpiR family transcriptional regulator, giving the protein MPERAQNYEQLKDDISRAYPGLSKQLQRIARFALEKPHDLALGTVAAIAEAAQVQPSSMIRFANALGFGGFSEMQQLFRGHLVERSTSYRDRIEQMRRGNGRPAGTGGTQVLHQFVDEAITELSHLEENVHARDMKAAVRLLGGAPQIHVLGQRRAFPIASYLAYALRQLDLRTQLLDGVGGMLGEFVRGIAPGEVLVAISTRNYSPEVVDAAAACHQRGVAVIAITDSALSPLKASARVSFELGDDSVQQFRSLVGQVCLTQALVVATGHYLSDRASPRRRRTNGS; this is encoded by the coding sequence ATGCCGGAACGCGCCCAGAACTACGAGCAGCTGAAGGACGACATCTCGCGCGCCTATCCGGGCCTGTCCAAGCAGCTGCAGCGCATCGCGCGCTTCGCGCTGGAAAAGCCGCACGACCTGGCGCTCGGCACGGTGGCCGCCATCGCCGAGGCGGCGCAGGTGCAGCCTTCGTCGATGATCCGCTTCGCGAACGCGCTGGGCTTCGGGGGCTTCTCCGAGATGCAGCAGCTCTTCCGCGGCCATCTGGTCGAGCGCTCGACCTCGTACCGCGACCGCATCGAGCAGATGCGCCGCGGCAACGGCCGCCCCGCCGGCACCGGCGGCACCCAGGTGCTGCACCAGTTCGTCGACGAGGCGATCACTGAGCTCAGCCACCTCGAGGAGAACGTGCACGCGCGGGACATGAAGGCGGCCGTGCGGCTGCTCGGCGGCGCGCCGCAGATTCACGTCCTCGGCCAGCGCCGCGCCTTCCCGATCGCCAGCTACCTGGCGTACGCGCTGCGCCAGCTGGACCTGCGCACCCAGCTGCTCGATGGCGTGGGCGGCATGCTGGGCGAGTTCGTGCGCGGCATCGCGCCGGGCGAGGTGCTGGTCGCGATCAGCACCCGCAACTACTCGCCCGAGGTGGTCGATGCGGCGGCGGCCTGCCACCAGCGCGGCGTGGCGGTCATCGCCATCACCGACAGCGCGCTGTCGCCGCTGAAGGCGTCCGCGCGCGTGAGCTTCGAGCTCGGCGACGACTCGGTCCAGCAGTTCCGCTCGCTGGTCGGCCAGGTGTGCCTGACGCAGGCGCTGGTGGTCGCCACCGGCCACTATCTCTCGGATAGGGCTTCCCCTAGGCGGCGCCGCACGAACGGCAGTTGA
- a CDS encoding branched-chain amino acid ABC transporter permease, producing MPTAAPTASPRTPLFTLPMAITFALLLSTPLWLARVGLYQYLALEIMIWMLFALGYNLLLGTSGLPSFGHGAFFGIGAYAFGLLQQRVWASLWFDLLGAVLVTAACAALVAACISHRRGIYYALLTIAFGQVVWFVAIKWHTVTGGEDGLLNIQRLPLELGFARIPLKSNEALFYFCFAVFALVLIGLWRVVHSPFGRILGAIRQNELRAAFVGHNVWLCKWLAFVIASAVAGLAGALFAMAQQSAYPNVMSLHSSGFVVMMVLIGGGLVSFWGPVIGALFFILARDLLGAATDTWLLWYGLLFIAMVLWKPEGIAGAWQAWRHRPAPPAVRAAHKEVAHGPV from the coding sequence ATGCCGACGGCCGCTCCCACCGCCAGCCCGCGCACGCCGCTGTTCACGCTGCCGATGGCGATCACCTTCGCCCTGCTGCTGAGCACGCCGCTGTGGCTGGCGCGGGTGGGGCTGTACCAGTACCTGGCGCTGGAGATCATGATCTGGATGCTGTTCGCGCTGGGCTACAACCTGCTGCTCGGCACCAGCGGATTGCCGTCGTTCGGGCACGGCGCGTTCTTCGGCATCGGGGCCTATGCCTTCGGGCTCCTGCAGCAGCGCGTGTGGGCCTCGCTGTGGTTCGACCTGCTCGGCGCGGTGCTCGTCACCGCCGCCTGCGCGGCGCTGGTGGCGGCCTGCATCTCGCACCGGCGGGGCATCTACTACGCGCTGCTCACCATCGCCTTCGGCCAGGTCGTCTGGTTCGTGGCCATCAAGTGGCACACCGTCACCGGCGGCGAGGACGGTCTGCTGAACATCCAGCGCCTGCCGCTGGAGCTGGGATTCGCCCGCATTCCGCTCAAGAGCAACGAGGCGCTGTTCTATTTCTGCTTCGCCGTCTTCGCGCTGGTGCTGATCGGGCTGTGGCGCGTCGTGCATTCGCCCTTCGGCCGCATCCTCGGCGCGATCAGGCAGAACGAGCTGCGTGCGGCGTTCGTCGGGCACAACGTGTGGCTCTGCAAGTGGCTGGCCTTCGTCATCGCCTCGGCGGTCGCCGGGCTGGCCGGCGCGCTGTTCGCCATGGCGCAGCAGTCGGCCTATCCCAACGTGATGAGCCTGCATTCGTCGGGCTTCGTCGTGATGATGGTGCTGATCGGCGGCGGTCTCGTGAGCTTCTGGGGGCCCGTGATCGGCGCGCTGTTCTTCATCCTCGCGCGCGACCTGCTCGGCGCGGCCACCGACACCTGGCTGCTGTGGTATGGGCTGCTGTTCATCGCGATGGTGCTGTGGAAGCCGGAGGGCATCGCCGGCGCGTGGCAGGCGTGGCGCCATCGGCCGGCGCCGCCGGCGGTGCGGGCGGCGCACAAGGAGGTGGCGCATGGCCCTGTTTGA
- a CDS encoding ABC transporter ATP-binding protein, which produces MALFEARHLHKRFGDQVVLQDLSLAFEEGRLSGIMGPNGAGKTTCFNVLTGRYAPDHGSVHFAGRDITGMPPRQIARLGLSRSFQVMNLFNDYSALDNVRVALPRVRRRGFTWWRDLDADSAAQDEAAAALARVGLAGKELMPAKGLSYGERRALEIAVALAAGPRLLFLDEPTAGLGAEGIDRLAELIAELKRQLTIVVIEHDMRFLFRLADTVSVIHWGQVIASGTPRALRDNPWVQRSNIGALADA; this is translated from the coding sequence ATGGCCCTGTTTGAAGCTCGCCACCTGCACAAGCGCTTCGGCGATCAGGTGGTCTTGCAGGACCTGAGCCTCGCCTTCGAGGAAGGCCGGTTGTCCGGGATCATGGGACCGAACGGCGCCGGCAAGACCACCTGCTTCAACGTGCTGACCGGCCGCTACGCACCGGACCACGGAAGCGTGCACTTCGCGGGGCGCGACATCACCGGCATGCCGCCGCGGCAGATCGCGCGGCTCGGACTGTCGCGTTCGTTCCAGGTCATGAACCTGTTCAACGACTACAGCGCGCTGGACAACGTGCGGGTCGCCCTGCCGCGCGTGCGGCGGCGCGGCTTCACCTGGTGGCGCGACCTGGACGCCGACAGCGCCGCGCAGGACGAGGCGGCCGCCGCGCTGGCGCGCGTCGGGCTCGCCGGCAAGGAGCTCATGCCAGCCAAGGGCCTGTCGTACGGCGAGCGCCGTGCACTGGAGATCGCCGTGGCGCTGGCAGCCGGTCCGCGCCTGCTGTTCCTCGACGAGCCGACTGCCGGCCTCGGCGCCGAAGGCATCGACCGCCTCGCCGAGCTGATCGCCGAGCTGAAGCGGCAGCTCACCATCGTCGTCATCGAGCACGACATGCGCTTCCTGTTCCGCCTCGCCGACACCGTGTCGGTCATCCACTGGGGCCAGGTGATCGCCTCGGGCACGCCGCGGGCGCTGCGCGACAACCCCTGGGTGCAGCGGTCCAACATCGGAGCGCTCGCCGATGCGTGA
- a CDS encoding ABC transporter ATP-binding protein: MRDAAVLERLPSAAGATAAMLEVEAILTFHGDTQVLFGVSLSIAPGEVVALLGPNGAGKTTTLRSILGLTPVRLGRIRFDGRDITRLPTHEIAHMGLSWVPDDRRVFPTLTVARNLSIARKRTRFRAWSLGECFEIFSALEHLMHRECENLSGGEMQMVAISRALLGAPGLVLFDEPSQGLAPKVVQDVMRTITRLKDEGIAVLVVEQNVHSALAVADRVCVMDHGRIVHHGPARELLEDAAARTRLLGA, from the coding sequence ATGCGTGACGCCGCCGTGCTCGAACGTCTGCCCTCGGCCGCGGGCGCCACCGCCGCGATGCTGGAGGTCGAGGCCATCCTCACCTTCCACGGCGACACGCAGGTGCTGTTCGGCGTCTCGCTGTCGATCGCGCCCGGCGAGGTGGTGGCACTGCTCGGGCCCAACGGCGCCGGCAAGACCACCACCCTGCGCTCCATCCTCGGTCTCACGCCGGTTCGCCTCGGCCGCATCCGCTTCGACGGCCGCGACATCACCCGGCTGCCCACGCACGAGATCGCGCACATGGGGCTGTCGTGGGTGCCCGACGACCGCCGCGTCTTTCCGACGCTCACCGTGGCACGCAACCTGTCCATCGCGCGCAAGAGAACCCGCTTTCGCGCCTGGTCGCTCGGCGAGTGCTTCGAGATCTTCAGTGCGCTCGAGCACCTGATGCACCGCGAATGCGAGAACCTGTCGGGCGGCGAGATGCAGATGGTGGCGATCTCGCGCGCGCTGCTCGGCGCGCCGGGACTCGTGCTGTTCGACGAGCCCAGCCAGGGCCTCGCACCGAAGGTCGTGCAGGACGTGATGAGGACCATCACGCGGCTGAAGGACGAAGGCATCGCGGTGCTCGTGGTCGAGCAGAACGTGCACAGCGCGCTGGCCGTCGCCGACCGCGTCTGCGTGATGGACCACGGCCGCATCGTGCACCACGGCCCGGCTCGCGAGCTGCTCGAAGACGCGGCCGCGCGCACGCGCCTGCTGGGTGCCTGA
- a CDS encoding ATP-binding cassette domain-containing protein, whose product MATPLLRVQGLRKQYTRGLLRPQVTFSLAADFTVDAAGVIGVMGPNGSGKTTLFELITGGNVPSAGRVLVDGQDIHAVRHRERDRLAIHYHQSYQVRSFKRRRPAFMMERAHTPSPLVHLFDEPQFNTQDGYIGFMLDFFRRLRAQQRLVFLCLHPNEPFHVDILRESCDRFIFVHQGRLTHAASFSQLTRDERVKAYLGRLAPVDEHTAAE is encoded by the coding sequence ATGGCCACGCCGCTGCTGCGCGTCCAGGGGCTGCGCAAGCAGTACACGCGAGGCCTGCTGCGGCCGCAGGTGACCTTCTCGCTCGCCGCCGACTTCACCGTCGACGCGGCCGGCGTCATCGGCGTGATGGGGCCCAACGGCTCCGGCAAGACGACGCTGTTCGAGCTGATCACCGGCGGCAACGTGCCCAGCGCGGGCCGCGTGCTGGTCGACGGTCAGGACATCCATGCGGTGCGCCATCGCGAGCGCGACCGCCTGGCGATCCATTACCACCAGTCGTACCAGGTGCGTTCGTTCAAGCGCCGACGGCCGGCGTTCATGATGGAACGCGCGCACACCCCCTCGCCGCTGGTGCACCTGTTCGACGAGCCGCAGTTCAACACGCAGGACGGCTACATCGGCTTCATGCTCGATTTCTTCCGCCGGCTGCGCGCGCAGCAGCGGCTGGTGTTCCTCTGTCTGCATCCCAACGAGCCGTTCCACGTGGACATCCTGCGCGAGAGCTGCGACCGGTTCATCTTCGTGCACCAGGGACGGCTCACGCATGCGGCATCGTTTTCGCAGCTGACGCGCGACGAGCGGGTGAAGGCTTATCTCGGACGGCTCGCGCCAGTGGACGAGCACACCGCCGCGGAGTAA
- a CDS encoding SDR family oxidoreductase encodes MGTSLALVTGGSRGLGKNAALHLAAQGSDIVLTYRSRADEAAGVVEQIRRLGRRALALPLDIADSRSFAAFTTQLRAALAQQWQREQFDFLVNNAGVGVHAGFAETTEAQFDELVDVHLKGVFFLTQALLPLIADGGRIVNLSSGLTRMTLPGHAAYAAIKGAVEVLTRYLAKELGPRRIAVNVVAPGAIETDFGGGRVRDDAQLNAFIASQTALGRVGVPDDIGGVIASLLLPANGWINAQRIEASGGQML; translated from the coding sequence ATGGGCACTTCCCTCGCACTGGTCACCGGCGGCAGCCGCGGTCTCGGCAAGAACGCCGCCCTCCATCTCGCGGCGCAAGGCAGCGACATCGTCCTGACCTACCGCAGCCGCGCCGACGAGGCGGCGGGGGTCGTCGAGCAGATCCGCCGGCTGGGCCGCCGCGCGCTCGCCCTGCCGCTGGACATCGCCGACAGTCGCAGCTTCGCCGCCTTCACGACGCAGCTGCGCGCCGCGCTGGCCCAGCAGTGGCAGCGCGAGCAGTTCGACTTCCTGGTCAACAACGCGGGCGTCGGCGTCCATGCCGGCTTCGCCGAGACCACCGAAGCGCAGTTCGACGAACTGGTCGACGTGCACCTGAAGGGCGTTTTCTTCCTGACACAGGCGCTGCTGCCGCTCATCGCCGACGGCGGACGCATCGTCAACCTCTCCAGCGGACTGACCCGCATGACATTGCCCGGCCACGCCGCCTACGCCGCCATCAAGGGCGCGGTGGAGGTGCTGACCCGCTACCTCGCCAAGGAGCTCGGGCCGCGGCGCATTGCGGTGAACGTGGTGGCGCCGGGCGCCATCGAGACCGACTTCGGCGGCGGCCGGGTGCGCGACGACGCGCAGCTCAACGCCTTCATCGCCTCGCAGACCGCCCTGGGCCGCGTCGGCGTGCCCGACGACATCGGCGGCGTCATCGCGAGCTTGCTGCTGCCGGCCAACGGCTGGATCAACGCCCAGCGCATCGAGGCGTCCGGCGGGCAGATGCTGTAG
- a CDS encoding LysR family transcriptional regulator yields the protein MNQLDAMHVFVRVAELTSFTQAAASLGVPKARVSTTVQQLEAALGTRLLQRTTRRVQVTQDGQAFYERCKDLLADVEELQTMFQQGAQALRGRLRIDMPTGVARDLVIPRLPEFLAAHPGIELELSSTDRRVDLVREGFDCVLRIGALEDSGLVARPLGSMPQINVASAAYLREHGVPRRLEDLAGHRLVHFAATLGGKSAGFEYVDGGHTRFIAMPGALTVNNAEAYESACLAGLGLIQAPAPGLRRWLEQGTLVEVLAQHRAPPMPVSLLVPNRRHPAKRVQAVMAWLARVLEGHVGAKGL from the coding sequence ATGAATCAGCTCGATGCGATGCATGTCTTCGTCCGGGTCGCTGAACTGACCAGCTTCACGCAGGCTGCCGCGAGCCTGGGCGTGCCGAAGGCGCGGGTCTCCACGACGGTGCAGCAGCTGGAAGCGGCGCTCGGCACCCGGCTGCTGCAGCGGACCACCCGCCGCGTGCAGGTCACGCAGGACGGCCAGGCGTTCTACGAGCGGTGCAAGGACCTGCTGGCCGACGTGGAGGAGTTGCAGACGATGTTCCAGCAGGGGGCGCAGGCGCTGCGCGGTCGCTTGCGCATCGACATGCCCACCGGGGTGGCGCGCGACCTCGTCATCCCGCGCCTGCCGGAGTTTCTCGCCGCGCATCCCGGCATCGAACTGGAGCTGAGCAGCACCGACCGGCGGGTCGACCTGGTGCGCGAAGGGTTCGACTGCGTGCTGCGCATCGGCGCGCTGGAGGATTCCGGCCTGGTGGCGCGGCCGCTCGGGTCCATGCCGCAGATCAACGTCGCGAGCGCCGCCTACCTGCGCGAGCACGGCGTGCCGCGACGTCTGGAAGACCTGGCGGGACACCGGCTGGTCCACTTCGCGGCGACGCTCGGCGGCAAGTCGGCCGGCTTCGAGTACGTCGACGGCGGTCACACGCGCTTCATCGCGATGCCGGGCGCGCTGACGGTGAACAACGCCGAGGCGTACGAAAGCGCGTGCCTGGCCGGGCTGGGCCTGATCCAGGCGCCCGCGCCGGGGCTGCGACGCTGGCTCGAGCAAGGCACGCTGGTCGAGGTGCTGGCGCAGCATCGGGCGCCGCCGATGCCGGTGTCGCTGCTGGTGCCGAATCGGCGCCATCCGGCCAAGCGGGTGCAGGCCGTGATGGCTTGGCTCGCGAGGGTGCTGGAGGGCCATGTGGGGGCGAAGGGTCTTTGA
- a CDS encoding CopG family transcriptional regulator: MPARSATSSATKPLDEKITINLGYVDLGQIDLLVQEGFYANRTDLIRTAIRNQLAVHADVVKQSAARKTLVLGIQHFGADELRSVQAAGQRLQIRVLGLAAIAPDVTPELALATIESVVVLGALHAPPAVKAALASRIR, encoded by the coding sequence ATGCCCGCCCGAAGTGCCACGTCCTCCGCCACCAAGCCGCTGGACGAAAAGATCACCATCAACCTCGGTTATGTCGACCTGGGCCAGATCGACCTGCTGGTGCAGGAGGGCTTCTATGCCAACCGCACCGACCTCATCCGCACGGCCATTCGCAACCAGCTCGCGGTCCACGCCGATGTGGTGAAGCAATCGGCGGCGCGCAAGACGCTGGTGCTGGGCATCCAGCACTTCGGCGCCGATGAGTTGCGCTCGGTGCAGGCAGCCGGCCAGCGGCTGCAGATCCGTGTGCTGGGCCTGGCGGCCATCGCACCCGACGTCACGCCCGAGCTCGCGCTCGCGACCATCGAATCGGTGGTCGTGCTCGGGGCCTTGCACGCCCCTCCCGCGGTGAAGGCGGCCCTCGCCAGCCGCATCCGCTGA
- a CDS encoding PHB depolymerase family esterase, whose amino-acid sequence MNASFQRMMSEATRLTQAGDLHAATAAIQAALGRQADDVIDVEAREIGPRTADVVDAPPHAGQFVAGRHAEAGLSRDYKLYLPPGTPDKPLPLIVMLHGCKQDPDDFAAGTRMNEAALEQGFIVLYPAQAQGANPSRCWNWFKHNHQGRGRGEPALLAGMTREVMKRHAVDERRVYVAGLSAGGAMAAIVGAAYPDLFAAVGVHSGLPVGSAHDVKSAFAAMQHGAPAATAAAAPPTIVFHGDRDTTVHPRNGDQVAAARAGAAAPEVERGPGYTRRVYRDADTVRAEHWTLHGVGHAWSGGSPRGSFTDPRGPDATEEMLRFFRSNARP is encoded by the coding sequence ATGAACGCCTCGTTCCAACGCATGATGAGCGAAGCCACGCGCCTCACCCAGGCCGGTGACCTGCACGCCGCGACCGCGGCAATCCAGGCTGCGCTCGGCCGGCAGGCCGACGATGTCATCGATGTCGAGGCCCGCGAGATCGGCCCGCGGACCGCCGACGTCGTCGACGCGCCGCCGCACGCCGGGCAGTTCGTCGCCGGCCGCCACGCCGAGGCGGGCCTCTCGCGCGACTACAAGCTCTATCTGCCGCCCGGGACGCCGGACAAGCCGCTGCCGCTGATCGTCATGCTGCACGGCTGCAAGCAGGACCCCGACGACTTCGCCGCGGGCACCCGCATGAACGAAGCGGCGCTGGAGCAAGGCTTCATCGTGCTGTACCCGGCGCAGGCGCAGGGCGCGAATCCCTCGCGCTGCTGGAACTGGTTCAAGCACAACCACCAGGGGCGCGGCCGCGGCGAGCCCGCGCTGCTGGCCGGCATGACGCGCGAGGTGATGAAGCGCCATGCGGTCGACGAGCGCCGCGTCTACGTCGCCGGCCTGTCCGCCGGCGGTGCCATGGCGGCCATCGTGGGCGCGGCCTACCCCGACCTCTTCGCGGCGGTCGGCGTGCATTCCGGACTGCCCGTCGGATCCGCGCACGACGTGAAGTCGGCGTTCGCCGCCATGCAGCACGGGGCGCCAGCCGCCACGGCCGCGGCGGCGCCGCCGACCATCGTGTTCCACGGCGATCGAGACACCACGGTGCATCCGCGCAACGGCGACCAGGTGGCCGCTGCACGCGCCGGCGCCGCGGCGCCGGAAGTCGAGCGCGGCCCGGGCTACACCCGCCGCGTGTACCGCGACGCCGACACCGTGAGGGCCGAGCACTGGACGCTGCACGGCGTGGGCCACGCCTGGTCGGGCGGGAGCCCGCGAGGCTCGTTCACCGATCCCCGCGGGCCCGATGCGACCGAAGAGATGCTGCGCTTCTTCCGGTCGAATGCCCGGCCGTGA
- a CDS encoding YciI family protein, which yields MEYLLMPINDSSAFAALSPSQQREGIAAYAAFMEAMGKAGVLRDAKRLRPAETATTVRIRSGKSEVQNGPYAETREQLGGYFLIDVPDLDAALAWAARCPAASHGAVEVRPIWPQQEM from the coding sequence ATGGAATACCTGCTGATGCCCATCAACGACTCGAGTGCTTTCGCCGCGCTGAGCCCGTCCCAGCAGCGCGAAGGCATTGCCGCGTACGCGGCCTTCATGGAAGCGATGGGCAAGGCCGGCGTCCTGCGCGACGCCAAGCGGCTGCGTCCGGCGGAAACCGCCACGACCGTGCGCATCAGGTCGGGCAAGTCCGAGGTGCAGAACGGCCCCTACGCCGAGACGCGCGAGCAGCTCGGCGGCTACTTCCTGATCGACGTGCCCGACCTGGACGCGGCCCTGGCGTGGGCGGCGCGCTGCCCGGCGGCCAGCCACGGCGCCGTGGAGGTGCGGCCGATCTGGCCGCAGCAGGAGATGTGA
- the iolB gene encoding 5-deoxy-glucuronate isomerase encodes MSPLLVKGRATGREIVEVTPASAGWTYVGFRALRLAPGEQVQLDTGSRELCLVVLTGSVDVELAGGRRHEQLGRRDSVFDDMPPAAVYVPPGQALSVRAVREAEVALCSAPSPGGREARVIDPSTMTRTVRGKGSNTRYVRDILPQTAAADHLLVVEVVTPAGHASSYPPHKHDQDAAPDETQLEETYYHRLNPPQGFAFQRVYTDDRSLDEAMAVENHDVVMVPRGYHPCVAPHGYDLYYLNVMAGPGRTWIFRNDPVHEWMLS; translated from the coding sequence ATGAGCCCGCTGCTCGTCAAGGGACGCGCCACGGGGCGCGAGATCGTCGAGGTGACGCCTGCCTCCGCCGGCTGGACCTATGTGGGCTTTCGCGCACTGCGGCTGGCCCCCGGCGAGCAGGTGCAGCTGGACACGGGCTCGCGCGAGCTGTGCCTGGTGGTGCTGACCGGCAGCGTCGACGTCGAGCTGGCCGGCGGCCGGCGGCACGAGCAGCTGGGCCGGCGCGACAGCGTGTTCGACGACATGCCGCCGGCAGCTGTGTACGTGCCGCCGGGCCAGGCGCTGTCGGTGCGCGCCGTGCGCGAGGCCGAGGTCGCGCTGTGCTCGGCCCCCAGCCCGGGCGGGCGGGAGGCGCGCGTCATCGATCCGTCGACCATGACCCGCACGGTGCGCGGCAAGGGCAGCAACACCCGCTATGTGCGCGACATCCTGCCGCAGACGGCAGCGGCCGACCACCTGCTGGTCGTCGAGGTGGTCACGCCGGCCGGCCACGCCTCGAGCTACCCGCCGCACAAGCACGACCAGGACGCGGCCCCCGACGAAACGCAGCTCGAGGAGACCTACTACCACCGGCTGAACCCGCCGCAGGGCTTCGCCTTCCAGCGCGTCTACACCGACGACCGCAGCCTCGACGAGGCGATGGCGGTGGAGAACCATGACGTGGTGATGGTGCCGCGCGGCTACCACCCCTGCGTCGCGCCCCATGGGTACGACCTGTACTACCTGAACGTGATGGCGGGCCCGGGAAGGACCTGGATCTTCCGCAACGATCCGGTGCACGAGTGGATGTTGTCGTAG
- the iolE gene encoding myo-inosose-2 dehydratase, which translates to MARWNVRIGINPISWSNDDLPELGGETPLETALAEGAGIGYAGFELGNKFPSEPQALRDKLAAFGVACVSGWYSGRLAEGTVDDEIARCHAHMHKLQFNGCRVVVYGEVAGSIQGQRDTPLYKRPRFTGEAAWKAYGDRLTRFGEHVRSRYGLTLAYHHHMGAYVESPDDVDRLMAVTGDAVGLLFDTGHAVYGGAADPVALLRRHLGRVVHVHCKDVRPQVIAAARNDGWSFLTGVLNGTFTVPGDGVIDFDAVLSALHEGGYEGWLVVEAEQDPAVAPSFRYAKKGFETLKRIVDRLDEGTAASARRAVP; encoded by the coding sequence ATGGCCCGCTGGAACGTTCGCATCGGCATCAATCCCATTTCGTGGAGCAACGACGACCTGCCCGAGCTGGGCGGCGAGACGCCGCTGGAGACGGCGCTGGCCGAAGGCGCCGGCATCGGCTACGCGGGCTTCGAGCTCGGCAACAAGTTCCCGTCCGAGCCGCAGGCCTTGCGCGACAAGCTCGCGGCGTTCGGCGTCGCCTGCGTGTCGGGCTGGTACTCGGGACGGCTCGCCGAAGGCACGGTGGACGACGAGATCGCACGCTGCCATGCGCACATGCACAAGCTGCAGTTCAACGGCTGCCGGGTGGTCGTGTACGGCGAAGTGGCGGGGTCGATCCAGGGGCAGAGAGACACGCCGCTGTACAAGCGTCCGCGCTTCACCGGCGAGGCCGCATGGAAGGCCTATGGCGACCGCCTCACCCGCTTCGGCGAGCATGTGCGATCGCGCTACGGCCTGACGCTGGCGTACCACCACCACATGGGTGCCTACGTCGAATCGCCGGACGACGTCGACCGGCTGATGGCCGTCACCGGTGACGCCGTCGGGCTGCTGTTCGACACCGGCCATGCCGTCTACGGCGGCGCCGCCGATCCGGTCGCGCTGCTGCGGCGCCACCTGGGGCGGGTGGTGCACGTGCACTGCAAGGACGTGCGGCCGCAGGTGATCGCGGCCGCGCGCAACGACGGCTGGTCTTTCCTCACGGGCGTGCTCAACGGCACCTTCACCGTGCCCGGCGATGGCGTCATCGACTTCGATGCCGTGCTGAGCGCCCTGCACGAGGGCGGCTACGAAGGCTGGCTGGTGGTCGAAGCCGAGCAGGACCCGGCGGTGGCGCCGAGCTTTCGGTACGCGAAGAAGGGCTTCGAGACGCTCAAGCGCATCGTCGATCGGCTCGATGAAGGGACGGCAGCATCTGCGCGCCGGGCCGTCCCATGA